DNA sequence from the Phaenicophaeus curvirostris isolate KB17595 chromosome 22, BPBGC_Pcur_1.0, whole genome shotgun sequence genome:
TAATCAGTGATTTCCCGTGTTGGAAGGAGCATGAAAGCCGGAGGCTGAGCCTGTGCCATGTGTGCTGCAGTGTGTACCCTAAATCCTTCTCCAGCAGACAGAACTGTGATCAAGAGGATGCCAGCAGGAATCCAAGGACAGATAAGCCTCGTGTGACCCATGGCAGGGCACCCTGCACAGGAGGGGTCTTGAGCCTTAAAGgcagcatttttcatttctggttGGGAACGCTCTAGACAGCGGGAGGGACTCCAACAGTGACCTCATGGAAGGGTCTCGTGCCAGAGAATATGTTTTGTCTCCAGAATGTTCATGGGGTTTTGCCGAAGAGCCGTATCCAGGAGGATTAACGGCGAGATGGTGCATCTGTTCCATCAGCCCTGCCCTGGGGTACAGGGAGTCGCACAGAACAACCTCTCTTCTCCACGTGAACCTCCAGCCAGGTTGTTTTCTCAGATCCTTCTAGCCACTCTTGTGACAAGAAAGGGGAGGCTGCTCTCtagcttttccttctgctcattGTCAGTGGGAGTCGGTGAGTTACTGTGACGTGGCTCAGAACAAATCTTTACTGCTCTGTAACACATAGAAGTATTTCCTTCTGGAAGCCGAGTTGTTGTGTGTGTAATAACAGCTATTGGAGCACCAGCACCTTGCCCAGTGGTGAGAGAAGCTGCTACTGCAGCATTCAGCAAGCTACAAAATACTGACTGCTGATCCCAGACTGGTTATGGTCTGCGGTGTCCTGCTACCAACACCAACAGCCCATAAAAAGAGGTAGTTGTGGGCACAAATATAGTTGCCTTGGGGCTTAACCTTTATTTAAGCCCACAAATCCAAGGGAAACAACCCTTTTTTGCACCAAACCCCTGTACTTGAAAAGCTGGTAGCTATGCTGGGCTGAGGGTTAATTTTCCAGCAGTGACAGCGGCTGAGAGCAAAGTTATCCACGTCCTCATTCAACTGCATCACATCCTTAATGGCCAAAGGGGTTTCTGTCCTCCCCCTGCTCCCTCTGTTCATGTAGGAGATGGAGTTGCATTTTTATACGGAATAAATCAGACGGCTGAGTGAACGCTTTCCCTGTAACCCGAACTGAAAAACCACTTGCGGTCTGAAGGAGTCTGACTGATTGATTTCCTCtctatgcttcttttttttttcttctggatttcTAAGTATCCAGTTGTGACTAGAAAGCAAATGCCAGAATACCACGAGCAGAGCGTTTGGCTCAGGTGGGTCAGGAGGGAGAAGCACAGTCAATGGCCACTCCGCGCCCAGCACCAGGGTGAAGAAAATCCCCCCTCCCTGTCCATGGATCAAGACTTCACCAGGAAAAAGGCGATGTGAGAAATGAAAGCCATCTCCAAAGAGAAATAAGAGCTTTCCAAAGAGAAATAAGAGCTCTCCAAAGAGAAATAAGAGCTATCCAAAGGCATTTTGCAGAACACGGGATGGGTTTCTTCCTCCCTTCGCGTGCGCGGTTGCGGTAACGCCTGAGCCTCTGGCAGCAAAGCCAGTTCCGAACGTGCTGCGTGGCTGAGCTCATTTCGAGAGATAAGAAGGTTTATTTTCCAGCTGGACTCAGCTAACACTTGTTCCTTCAGAAAAGTGAGTGCTGTGTGAGCGGAGGGATGCTGTTGACGTCTCAGCAGCAGATTTGGGAAGGCTAAGGAATCCGGGATGGCTGGAGAGGTGAGGAGAGCCCTGTTCAAGGCTCGGGCTTGTGGCACCCTATTTCTAGATAGGGATGGTGTCTTTCAAAACGAACTAGAAACACTTCTGTAACTTCTGGCTGCGGGATGGGGCTATGAAACATCTCCTGGTGCTGCCACAGCCTGGGTCAGCGagaggaagctggtgaaggagtcAGGAGGATTTTTCAGGAACAAAGCAGATATCCTGGGCTTTCAGCAACAAGAAGCTTATGTCTAGGAGGAAATCTGCTCCCCTGCTTTCTATTTTTACTTCTACGCCACTGTTTAGGGTCTAGGGCTTGGTTTCCTTAGCTGTGTGAGGTACTTGGGAAACAATGAGAGCAGACACGAGTGAAAGCGGCAGCATCTGAAAGCAGAGAAGCAAACCAGACAGCAACGCTGTTTTTCTGACTgctttgtttgggattttttttttttttttgccttgtttctTATCTCTCCCCGAGGTTCACGCAAACTATTGAAAACCAGGTCCAGCCCTGCACATCCTGTCTATTTTATACCTGCTGGAGGATTGCCCGCGGAGTCTCAGGGGACAGATGCACAGCGGTGCCTTCTGGTTTGACCTGGTGCTCCTTCCCAGTGTGGTTTGCTTGACCTTTATGATGCTGAGCCCGTCAGTCGTGCCAGCAGGGGAACAAATAGCTTCACAAAGAGATGTCCTGTCTGACAACGTAGAGCCAGAGACAGGATGTCAATATAATCTCCAGCACCCAAAAAGGCTGGGAATGGTTTTTCTGCTCCCCTCTTACTTCTCAGTAAGAGAACCTGTgccagtagaatcatagaattatagaatcatagaatagtttgggttggaagggaccttaaagcccatccagttccaatcccaaTGCAATAGgaagggtcacctcccactggatcaggctgcccaagacccatccaacctggcctggagcacctccagggatggtgaaggAAGATGGTTCGAGATAACACAGTGTGAACTGCAAAGAGAGAGCAACTAGCCCGGCTTGGGAACTGgaaagggggttggaactgggtgggctttaaggtcccttccaacccaaactattctatgatcctatgaacaGTGAGCAGGAGGAATTCGTCACAATCTTCCTGTTCAGTGCTACACAGCCTCAGGCAGAGCCAGCACCTTTGTCCCACGCGTGCCGCCCAGCTGCAGGCATCACCAGCTGGCACAGCAAACCAGGCAGCTCAaagggagaatcatagaatcatagaataaccaggttggaagagacccactggatcatcgagtccaaccattcccatcaatcactaacccatgtccctcagcacctcgtccacccgtcccttaaacacctccagggaaggggactcaaccccctccctgagaTGATGCTCTTTAAGGGCCAGCGACTCTTCCAGCAGCTCTCAGCCATCTCACCAAGTGCAGGGAACGTCCTGAGTAAATATCCTTTTGCTCCTCCTTGCAGTTGGCTCAGGGAAGAGGAGTCGTTATGCCTGGGTTTAGGGAAGGAATCCAAGGACAGGTCCCCTGGGCAGCGCTGCCAGCAACGCAGCATTCCTGGAGCAGAGCTTTAGATCGCACTTCGTTTGGTGTGTCCGGTGTAGGTGCTGCGTGTCCTCCCCACCACGCTCCTGGCCACTCAGTCATTCCTGCCGTGTGGCTAGGGAGGAGCTGCCTTAGGAAACTGGGATGGAATCGCTTCTGGCGTTCAAACGCTCCCACCCACAGCACGGTCTGGTCCCGGCACCTCGCAGGCTGTCCCGCTTGCCTGCAtcccattaggaaaaaattaggaaattaggacattaggaaaaaattcttcacagaaagggtcattggtccctgtccgaggctgcccagggagggggttgagtccccttccctggaggggtttaagggacgggtggacgaggtgctgagggacatgggttagtgattgatgggaatggttggactcgatgatccggtgggtctcttccaacctggtgattctatgattctacgatcccCTGCCAACGTTTCCATGACCTCATGTACTGGCAGAGAGGGTAAATGCAAAGCAAGCTGCGACAGCAGTAACAACCCTCGCCGTGCTGGGCATCCGTTGTGGACAACTCACGGCTCTTCTTAGGAAAAGCGGCTCTTTTGTTGGTCCAACAAACGTCACTATTTTTCCCATGGAGAAAATAGGGTGCAGATCCTTCACTTGGGCTGCAGACACACAGCCCAGGAGCATCGCCCAGCCTGCCTCTGCATTGCTTTTCCCCATGGGGTGATGGCAGCCCCTAGGAATCTGGCTGCCACAGCTTGGCAGAGTGATTGCTCCCCTCAGCATCTCCGGCTGGATGAGGCTCGGAGCCCccgatgcagtgggaggtgcccctgcccatcacagggggtggaactggatgggctttgaggtcccttccaacccaaactattccacgagtctatggttctatgactcaAACAGGTGACAGCTTCTAGTGTGAGGAGGTGCCAGGCAACATCCTAGAACACAGCAGAGCCTCCAGATTCCTTGGCATTGTCTGCATGCAGCCTGGCTGGCCCTGGGAGCCTGGGGACCAACACTGCTCCTCAAGGATGGAAACAAGGGCATGGAATTACTTGGGGTAATATTTGCTTCCACTTAACTCCTTGAAGAAAAcgtttgtttttcagaaacgCATCTATGTTAGCGATCCCTGGGTACTTCTCTTTCTCTACTCTGTCACTTTTAAAGTGAAAACTTGATTTCTGGGCACCACAGACTCCAAAAGCCTCTTTTTTtctacttagaatcatagaatcatcaggttggaagagacccactggatcattgggTCCAACCATACTTCTTTCCTagtttgtgtttttaatgtgCAAACCCCTGAACAGAGATGAGTCTGGGTGACTGGAAGGGCAGTACTCTCTGCAATATCCAGCAGATGCACCCTTCCAGGCTTCTTTGTGGTactattgatttctttttatataaaacttatttattttcatgtttttctgcagctcttAGACAACAAGCCCTTGGGCAACGCATGCTTCACAGATGGTTTCATAGTGGCGTTAGTGTTCTAAGAGCCACAGTGCACTTGAAAACATCGAGCTTCTCTGTTCCCTCCTCCTATTCAGAACATCTGAAGGTGTGGGGAGACCAGGGAAATTCCTGCAGAGGGATTTGTGTGAGCTGACCCAGGCAGATGCAGAAACAATTCAGGGATGAAATGCACATAGTAAATTTATTTAGAGTCCCTTGTGAACGGGGGGATCTCCAAAGCAGCCCCCAGAGGCACGGTGGAGCTCGGTCCTTGCTAGGAGAGAGTTACAGCACTGGCTGTTCCACCTGCATCGCGAGGATCCACGCGGGCGCAGCTTTCCAGCGAGCTTTGATCTTTCCCACAGCGGCGCAGGAATCTCAAGCATGTTCCGAGTCTATCCCAGGCTCATGTTATCTGAACGCAGAGGTCCTGCTCGCTCAGCACACGAGACTAAACAACGATTAGGGTGATATATGTGTTATCCTACACCCCAGCTGCAAGTCACAGCCTGCCCTTGAGTTCCCACAGACCAGTTCCATACAGGTGGAGGCACTGGGGTGCCCCAAACTCAGGTTCTCACCTTCATCCCTGTCGTTCGCACACCAGTTAGTGCCCCGGCCGTGTCCCAGGGCAGGATTCCCAGGATAGAGCTGCACTCTGTGACCACTCTGCATGCTCTCCTGCTCTGGGAAGAGGAGCTGGCTGAGCGAAGGAGCCCTTGGCACACGCTCCCTGATTATTCTTCTTCAATCGCTTCCATTCATTCTAACCAAATTTTcaagcagagctggaagcaATCATCAGCAACGAGTTATTGCAGCTCGCAAGGCGGGGGGGGTGGGTGAAGGAGGACAATGGAAATTTCCCCCAAGACATTCAAGTTATAATTAAGCAGTTAGCAGCACAAATAGAGGGAGCAAAAGAAATTGTCCAGCATATATGTCATTGGAATTGCATTACCGTGCAAATCCCTGCCAAATGAGCCTAGAGAGTTATTCACAGGAAACACGGAGTATTCAGCTGCCTGTGGTGGATCAAGAGCGGCAGCCGATCTCCTGCGAGCACTTccatagactcatagaacattttgggttggaagggacctcaaagcccatccagttccacccctgccatgggcagggacacctcccactggatcaggggctccaagccccatccaacctggccttgaacccctccagggatggggcagccacccctgccagggcctccccatcctcacagcaaaacatttattaatTCCTACTCTTAGGAAGAACCAGAACCACTCCATTTGCGTTGAATTCCATCCCTTTTAACCCACCTTGCTGTGCCAGGGCAGTGGAGGAACTACCCTAATGAGAAACCCAGAGCCCCAGTCCCTTCTCTTCACTTCGGGGCTATAAATGGGATCAATCTCACACCCAGGCTTgctgcctgcatccctcccaGCAGTGAGAGAGCCTCCTTGGGAGCAGGCAGGATGCTCAGTGTTCAGTCCGACGCGGTCAGGCAGCCGGAGCTTTGCCCTTGGACCTGACACAGGCTGCATGCAACTTCATCTCGTGGTACGTGCAGCAGGTCCCAGCTTCCTTTCCTTTAGCCTCCCTCAAAGGAGAAATCTAGCATCCTTCCAATAAAGGCTATGCTGTCCTTGGCTCTGAAAGAAGATTCTGATTTCAGTTCAGCTTGACAGATGGTTCTTATTTGTGCTGCCCCCAGCTGAGGGCTCCAATAACCGGAGGCATCAGAGCACCAATACCCAGCTGAAAGCACTGGGAAATGGCTCAAATATTTCAGCTACAATTCCTGCTGGACTCGGAGGCTTCAGCTGGCAAaagcagggaggcagggaaCTGGTTATTCAGCTCCTGGTTTCCACTGGCCTAGAATTTCCCTGTCTTTTGTACAGGTTTTGCATTCCCTTGGGCCGAAGCATGCTCTCATCTACCCCACTGCGAATGTGGAGTGTCTCCACTCATTTCAGTAATGCTAGGGCAGATCCGTGCTTGTGAGAGGGAAGAGcttgttcttttatttcaggAGTGCCTGGGCTTATTCATCCCTGGCTCTTGCACACAGTAGAGATGGGAGACATTCCTTGGTAAGCCTGTACAGTGAGAGCAGCTCCTCCCCTTGCACTTGTGGAAACCTGCTAGTGTCATATTAAATCCATACGTAATCTGTATATAATGTTTCCATAAACATTTATCCACAGCGATGCCGAGGCCCATGTCTTTCTGTCCTCCTTCTCGCCAAGCAGGGCTGTGCTCTGGACTCTGCCCTGGGCTGCGAGCTCACAGAACAAAGCTCTGACTGAGATTTTGAAGAGGGAGGCATCGCTTCCCCCCCAACATCTGTGGGCGCAGTCCCTGCCTGGCACACGAGCCCTGAGGAAAGGAGCCTGGCACAGCTGCCCTCAGGCCTTGATCCAAGGCCGAGGAGATTAAGGATGGCTCTGTACTCTTTACAGGAAATTTAGGATCAAACTAGTTCCACATCAGAGCTTCAGCAGCGCTTGCGATGCATCACTGAGCTCTCTGCCAGACTGAGACACCCTTGAGGTACAGCCTGAACTCTCCGACACGAGGTCTGCTCTGCATGCTTCCAGGTAGAttcatttcccttttgtttATTAAAACTCTCTGTAAAGTAAAATACCAAGTCTTATGGGCAATGGCCTTCCTAACAACTCCCAATTTCTTCTGCAGAGGCAGCACTGCGATACTTGCACCACAGGCAGCTTTAGGAATCCTTTCCTTGTAAAAGCAGTTGGATTCAGTGACAGGTGAGCGACAGGAACAGCAGCTCCTATCAAACATCTGTGCTCCCTCAGCAAATATTGCCTTCCggcaaacttattttttttatcctgtagCACGATATCTCCTTTTCATGAAACAGaactttctgctgtttttccctCAGTCCTGTCAGgttatttctctccttttaacTCTCCAAAACGAGACAGAGACTGACAGCAGAGGTGTGAGGAGGAAACAGGCCACACCGAAAGGGAAGAATTGCAATGAACACATCAGCAGTGTGAGCAATTCcaattccctttttctttttttaaagtggatGTTTCACTTCTGAGGCATAACATGGGATGATGATCTGCTCCTGGCTCTAAGTTGGCTCTTTAATAAAGGAATGAGTTGAAGGCAGGCTGCTTTATGAGCCCTGGGGATCCAGAACAGCTTGCTGATGCCTTCTCCAAATTTTTCCCTCCTGCGTGTGTCTTTCCCACTACATTCCAAGCACATCTGCAAGCACACAAAGGGAGAACACAGCTCTCCCCCAAGATTTTGTCACTGTACAGATGCAAATGCACTACAACCCGCTGGCTGGAAAAGCATCACTCGGAACAAACCCACTCCCGTCCCCCGGGCAGGTGATGACAGCAGAAGGGGGGCCCTGGCAGATGGGGGCACACCTGGCAGGTGAGCTGCAGGACACAGGAAAGCCAGCAATACATCGAGACAACAGCTCTTGTGTCTCAAAAGAAGAGTCAAGCAATAGTGCCATGCTTACCTCCAGCTGCCCCCGTGTTGTTCTTGTCTGGGTTGGTGGCAGGACTGAGTGTCCCTCTGTCCAAAAACGAGGTGTTTCCTGGCACTTCCGTTCTCTTTCACCCATAGCCACCACTGGTTGTTTCTCTGAGAGGAACTATGGCTCTGAGGGCTAtgtagactgaaaaaaatcaatcctcaaagcaagcagaaattacattttaatttacagtgaCACATACTGTGGGACAATGGGCACCATGCGGCTGTTTCTGATGCAGCCAGTGCTTGGAGACAGAACAGAAACTCCCTCGGTGGAGCTATGGCATGATCTTTATTCATACATCACCATAACATGGTTATATTTGAGAGGCAGGGGAGCAAGAGCCAGGGGGAACACAGAGCTCACAGTGATCGGTAGCACACAGACCCCACTAACTGAAGACTACAGACACCCACAGTGAATCCAAAGGACAGAATCATGCATCAAGCTTTTCCCTACCTGCtgtacagaatcacaggatcattcAGGccagaaaagacttttaagatcgaGCCTAACCCTTCTCACATACACTGTACTTTTCACTCAGTTGTAATTTATGTCGTGCCATGTGACAGAGGAGTCTGCGGTATCACTTCAGAGATCACCGAAATCAAGAGTGGGATCCAGGTGACCTGGCTAAGCATCAGTTCAGGCCCTGGGGGAGTTCTGCAGAAGCACAGGAGGAAATTCAGGCTGGGCTTTCCCTCAGCAGGTTTCAGACACGCAGCCCCTCTCCCAGGAACAGTTGCCCCGCACATCCCCCTGGGCATTACAGACCCCATTCAGCACAGCAAGCTCCCCGGACACTGTTTTGCTGccttacttttattttcagtctccGTGGCCCATTCAGTTCTGGTTTCACACAGAGAATACAACACGGTGCCAGTGCTGAAACAGCTCCAAGGTCCTCCAGATAGCCAGCCTTATTGGAGCACAGAAAGATTCATAGTATCCAGCAGTCAGTTTGATGCTTTCCAGTTCTCCTCTCTCAAACTGCAGCGCTAACCCTAAACCTCAATATCTGTGACcctcagaaaataaagcattacaTGCTGCCCTTTGCAGGCATAAGTTCTTAGCCGAGACCTGGGAGAACTTGTAGTGCTCAGCAGCCACCACGAGTCTTCAGCTCCTCCTGCCAGGAATCCTAAATCCAGCCTGAATCCCCAGCCAGATGTAGCCCCAGACAAAACCACCTGACCACAGCAGAAAGGACAAGGAGCTGTTTACTGGTTAATAACTCTCAGCGTTACCTATTTCAGATGAACAGCTTGCAGGGCAGAAACCCAAAGGCCAGCACTGGTTTCCACAGCCATCCCAGTGACCTGACTCAGGAGCAGAGAAAGGAGCATAAGCACGGCTATAGACTACGGAAAAGAGGGACTGCTCAGTGAGGGAAGAATATCTGATGTGTAGGAAAGTGGTGGATCCCAAACATTACAGAGGCAGCGACCTGCAGACACCTTTGCAAGAGATCAGAAACATCATTCGTCCCACACTTTGGAAAGTCACAGCTGCTTCCTCTTGGCTGGATGCTTCACCAAGGGCTGCATTTTCCAAAGAGCTCTCAGAGGCACAGAGCAAAGTCAGCAGCCACTCCCACCACTGTTTCACTCTATACACGTCCTCTGCGTCCCATGCGAGGTGGAACATGCTGTCAAGACCGGAGACAGTGCTGTGTTCTTACAGGAAGGAGTCCCTGTTCTTCTCAGGGCTGAATATTGTCTTTACCATCAAGGACTTGTGTCTTCCATATTTCCCTCACGGTGAGCAGAATCCTACCCACTTACAGAGAAAGGTATAGGAGATGGCTCATTAACAGctttcccttcctctcacaTCCAGGTACCACACAGCCTTCATCTGCAGAGGCCTCAGGATGATGATTCTGGGAGGTGATGGTGGGTGAGGAATggccaggagaagagggagctgccTAGGGCAGGGGCCCTGGTGCTGCCAATTCATACCCAAGCCTTGACTTGAGCGTTCCACCCCTTGGCACAGCCGCAAAGGCCTCCCTCCTCGTACCAGCGCCACTTCACCCCCTTGTACACAGCCCTGCTGTACGGCTGGAAGCACATGAAGAGCCGGAGACGCCTCGCCAGGCTGCAGTAGGTCACCATGGCCACCACGATGAGAGGGGACATGATGATGAAGCCGAGGATAATGAGGGCAGAAGAGCTGTTGTCATCCAAGATGCTTTTGCAGTAGCGGGCAGACGAGTGCAGCACCTGTGGGAAGAGCAAGACAGAGCTTGTCACAAACGTGGTGGTGGACGTGAGTGGTGACCAATTACCCTTGAGTTTCTAGTGCTTTCACAGAAAGACAcaccttttccccctctctgaGCTGAGCTCAGCAATCTTCAGGCTACACTATGTGACTGGCAACACATTTTAATCGGGCTTTCAATTATTCCAGCACTGCTGTGAGACAAGACACTGCACACCAGTCCTGAAGAAGGAAGCATCGGTCTTTATGAAGTCATCAGAAAAGCACAGCTTAGCATTTGGTAGGcagaaaccaaataaaaaggCCTCCTGCTGCTACATTGACGTGGGTGGCAAAACACATTGGAAAATAtaacaaagtaaataaaatacagcaagaTATTAGATTCTTTGTCACAGAGGTTGGTCACTGCATGGCTACCTGCTGGTTGGGGACTCTCCAGACTCCTGCCCTGGATCAGACCCCTTCGTGTTCTGTCCTCTGTGTGCACCCTGTACTCATTTCTACCTCCTAGCATCTCTGGAAAACCCATTCACCCCAGGGTGAAAAGCATCCAGCCCAACTAACTGCTTCTTGCTGAGTGGTGTTTAAAGCCCTCCTTTCATCCTGGCAGCAGGAGATTTGAGTCAAGCACTCGGCTGTTCTGCATTAGCAAATGCTACAGGCAAACCTCACGTCCCTtagcttcttttcctttatccgT
Encoded proteins:
- the TMEM88B gene encoding transmembrane protein 88B, whose translation is MSAQDTEDFGAENLSEKSRMIPSLPPYDMDDQLLPREPRSTWCCLAWTLVVLMMNALVFLINLLLLFVIFTVVLLPTIVVVYFGFQCHSQVLHSSARYCKSILDDNSSSALIILGFIIMSPLIVVAMVTYCSLARRLRLFMCFQPYSRAVYKGVKWRWYEEGGLCGCAKGWNAQVKAWV